The DNA window cgatccggggagagagagccgcGCTGTCTGTGAaggccatgctctccatcgacccgtcggtaccgatccggggagagagccacgctgcctgtgaaggccgcgctctccatcgacccgtccgccaccgcagtgcgcgcctcctccagagCGCGCACCGCCGtggcgcgcctcctccaggagcaccACGCCGTGCGCGCCTTCTCCAGAGCGCCGTCGCGCGTCCGCCCTTCTGGGCTGCCGCCcagcgctcgtgggcgtgcgctgCTACCCACTTCGCCCCCGTTCTCGTCGCTGCCTCCCTTCCCAACAGCTCGATGTCATCGTCGGCGTGTCGTCCAGCAAAACGGACTACGATGCTGTCCGCGAACCAGCCTctacctccgctgccgccgcacgctatgcatccgccgccgccgccgcttccgcctccgtctctggctgctgccagcctcgacggCCCTTAGCGTGCCGCCGCTCGTCTCGCGTTCCTCGTGCCGCGGCAAGTTCGTCCTCCTGCctacgccgcgtgctcgaggtgaccgagcgctgagactgccctgcggacatgacgcgctaccagggggctgctgcgtggggagagggctactTCAGACGAGCTACTACTCGTttgcgcagagggagaggagtgagcaggagaggccggagctgctgctgctcctagcTGGGGCTGTTGCGAGGCTAGGAAagaagatgagcaggagatgcccAGGCTACAAGATAatacggctctaataccacttgttagtcgctgaattctcaatcttgatagtagcagaattcttactctcatcgagagagggtgacactaggagttggggcaattttctggtttatttctcacacaaactcacacaaatgtcatgccaacccgaggggttggggatacatatttataggctgctagtcaaccaagcatatgccaagatgctagtctaagatgttgtcctctagatgctagtctaagatgctgtcctagatgctgtcctatgctgtcctaaaaacagaccatgcagccacaaagaccatgtgaccagcacagccccacaaagaccagcacatgagacttatcccatcatcaTGCATGTACAACGTACGGTTCAGAGAGACATACACACTAATATTGCTGTTTGCTGATGCCTGAGAGGGAGGCCCAGTCGGACGGGAAACTGAAACCTTCAAAACTTTCCCATATTGACCAAAGTATTCCCTGCGCTCAAGTACCTAAACAAGAAATAATAGTAGAGTTGGTATGAGAAGTAAAATTTAAACATATGACACACAACTTGGACAAATCTGGATGTGAACTCACGCTCTCGTTGCATAAATGCGCAGGTAGCCCAATTATGTACACCAGATTTCTCTGGATAACCCTGACACTAGCCAGATGTTTCTTAGATTCTACGGTTGACATTGCTGTTGGTGGTGGTGCTGCCTTTGGCTTAACCTTTTGGGTCTTGTGCTTCTTCTCTGCATTTTTCTCTGCCACTGTCCTGCTTCCATCATCAATGTAAAGGTAAGTTTGAGATACCTAGTGGCAAGGTCAGCTTTCACAGATGGCTCTACCTATTCTTATTTCCCATGATATATAAAAGGGTAATCAATCGCAAATATTGTCGTCAGTATGTTGAAGTAAAACAGAAATTGATTGTTAAGAAGAGAAGCATTGTGACAGACCTGTCACAAGTGGCAGCCATCTTGACGATCCTGTCCTTGTCATAGCGTGTGCGGCATGCAGGGCAGCGGCCCTCTGTTTCCTCCTTCTCAGCCATGTCTATGATGTGGTGCCAGCACCAAACACAAATCTGCAGAGTTAAGTGGCAGTTATTATTAGATGATGGTGCACAGCACAGGCAAGGCGGGCTGCAATCTGATTGATATGATAGGATAGGATACGATAGGAGGAGGATCCGTAGACATACATCGTAGCCGCATTTGCATGGCTTGAGCTGCTGGTCAGTGATGTCCATCTCCTCGGCACAGAGCGGGCAGGTGCGGTCGCCATCGTCGCTCATGGTCGTCCTGGTGGATTGGAAGTCAGCCAGCGTGAGGAGAAACAACCACCCAAGTCCCAAGTATTATGCATGTGGAAGAATAAGAAGACGGCCCAGACTCGAACAGATAAGACATGAATCAATCAATCCTTAAGGTACAGTATCAGGAACTTGAGATCCCAAATATCGGGGCACTTCACAGGATAAACTGATACATGGGAGACTGATTGAAGTGTAGAAGACACAGAGGGCATCGAACGTTGCCCGATTCTAACAAATCAGCCATCCAACTTTAAATCTATCGGCAGAAACATATGACAGTCCTAAATTCCACCGGATTGCTCTGCTACGGGGATACACGACGGAGTAATATTAACAACAGCAATGATGATTACAGAAGAAGAGGACGGGGCGGCGAAATCGCCATGAGATTGTAGTGAATCGAGCCAAAAAGAGGAAGTGGAGTAGCGGGAAGGAGAGGAACTCACATTGGAGGGCGGGCCGGGGGTCTCCGATTGCACGATTCGCGGGAGCGGCAGGGAACcctagagggagagggaggagtggGCGATTgagatggcgacggcggcggcggcgggatcaAGCAGGAGAGCGAGCGGATTCAAGGTCGGATGGCTGGGCTCCGACTTGTTCCTTGTGGTTGGGGTGCGCGGGCGCTGTGGACACGGAGGAGGAGGGGGGCGATGCGGTGTGCCTACTGCCTTTGCCTCTGCCTGCGCCTGCCGGGTgtggaggaagaagggagggagggacACAGGGCTGCGCCTGCGTGGTGGGATCCTCTGTGGCCTTCCTTCGCTGTGCACCACCGCATTCATCCTTCCACCTTCCTCCGCTACAGTTCTTTTACATGGTCACATTCCATACACATGGTTATTACTTGTTATTATAGTTAAAAATTAGCCTAAATTAGCTATGATCCGATAGCTAGTTTGCTAACAATTAGTTGAAAACTTAGCTAGAAAGACTAAGCTAACTTTGGCTAAATTTTAGCTAGCTAGCAATTATCTTATCCCTTGTATCCAAAGCCCTAACACTGATTCAAACATAATGATATGGTAGATCATAAGACGAAGCCCACTAAAATCTTGCTCATATATGAACGagatgaacatgatgataaagaTACAATGCCAAATATAATGGAGAGGACACATGAGAGCAGAGCTGGTAACAATGGCGACTCTTTGCCCTAGGTAGTTGGAAGATATGGTAagacgaagaagaagatgatgttaGGACCACACATGTTCGGATGGAGATTATTGGCATCATGATATCTTGACATTGGAGATTGTTATTGGATCCTTGATGGCTCTCTTAGATCCAATGGTAAATTGTTGACGACCAAAAGTAGCTAAAATACGAAGGAGGACTTCATGGCAATGTTCTTGGTAGTAAAGCAATAGAAAAAGGTATTTGGATCATTGAATTTGGATTGGAGATTGTTATTGGATCCTTGATGGCTCTCTTAGATCCAATGGTAAATTGTTGACAACCAAAAGTAGCTAAAATACGAAGAGGACTTCATGGCAATGTTCTTGGTAGTAAATCAATAGAAAAAGGTATTTGGATAATTGAATTTGGAGTTTGGAAAGCAAAAAGGGAAAAGGAGCAGCACCCAGGCCTAGAAAACCGGCCTGGCTGGCTTCCTGCCGAGGCTACCCTACCGCCTATGCCTGGCCTAACAAAATTGGCCTGGTTTTCTTATCCCGGCCCGAACTAATTTGTTTTCAAATCGGTTTTGGATCTATTTTTGGTACGATTTGGACTTGTTTTCTACTGAGATAGGACCACCCCATCTATATAAACAAGAGGATCAGGGCCATTTGAGGGAACCAACATCCAATTGACTTTTTTACATCTACTAGCAAATGTTTGCCCGTGCATTGTAACAGGAGAAAATTTAAACGGGTACTAAGACATGCGAGAACATCTCAAATGACAACTCAAGTGAAGTGTTCTTCCTAGCCAAATTGTATGCATGTCTTTCTTGACATGCCAATCAAATAAATTTTCTATTTCTTCCATTATTGTCAACTTCCAAGGAATGTTCCCGGGGATGATAGTTGACATCAATGGCATTGCCACATGATGTGCTTATCACAGCCGGTTTACCACCTTAAGGACCTTCTAGTCATTTGAAAAAGTTGCCTATGTCATGCTAATGGTTAATTTCATTAATTCTCCTCCTCTTCATGTACTAACAGATTGTTATGGTGTTGGATCACTGTTGTAAGGTGCTCTTTTGATCAGGGCAGGCAATGACAATGCCAGTGCCAATAGTTAGGGATACAAATATTTGTTTGGTTGGTGGGGTGACGTATGAGGGGACAATGCTATAGGGCGTCAATACTGGTGCTTTGATTTTTCTCGACTCCACGAGCGTGAAGGGATCTAATAGCGCTTAGAGGGGGTATAGGGGAGCAGTGTTCTATAAGGCTAGATCAGTCCATGGTGTGATTTTTTACAAGCTGAGCCATCCAAGGGCAAACAAACATTATGACTGCAACAGCTGGTTCAAATAGACAAACCAAACATCTTCCATATTGTTATGTAGGAAAAGATTTATTACACAACATGAGGATTGCCTTAACGTGATGGTATGAAAGTTTTATCTTGTTCATGAGATCTTTGTTCAAAGTCTGATTTGATATGGTATTATCTTTTTATATATTATTTTACTACACATTGTGCTCTAAGAGTAGGAGTTGGAGTTCCAAGTGCACGAGGGTATAGAATACCGAGtcgaaaaagagaaagaaaaaatggactataGCTCACGATGAACAGAATGGGTATAGAATACCgagtcaaaaaaaaaagaatctagCTCGTGGTAAACAGAATAGGAGCACGATGGAACATAATATATACTGagtcaaaaaagaaaaaggaaacatAATCATGGTCACgttaaataaaatagaaaaaaggaaaaaaagatatAGAAGTAAGACAAGATTTTTTCTAACCCGAatcgaaaaaaaagaaaaaggagaaaatATAATCCTGGTCACGTTAAACAAAATAGGAAAAAGGGAAAAAGATATAGAAGTAAGATAAAATTTTGTCTAGGCTTTATGATACAAGGTAGCGGAACTATATGATCCACGGATCCAAATCCCAACAAAAATATAAGCTTGGGTGCTCAACCCCACACaggagctcatggacattgcCATGACCCACACCATGGGTGAAGAATCTATCCTCACCAACTTCAACCACAGAAAAGGGCAAAGCCCATGGTGATGATGACAATGACCCTTCCTCGCCTAAGAGgaagaaaaggaagaacaagaaagtGCAAGGGTGGTGATCGAGTTCGTTGGTGCAGTCGATTGTTTTGGCTAGCCCAAGCCGGGGCGGTTCGAGAAGCTCGTGGAGGGCTCGTGCCGAAACCATGATAGATTGGTCAAACACGTAGCCTAGTCAAACATGCCTACAAGGACTATGACGATCTGACGAAGCGCTGTCAAGGGGAACTCAAGAGCCTTGGCGCAAAGAAGAAAGACCCTCCGACCAACACCGACAAATGACAAGGGAGACTGAGGCGGGTTCCCCAACCCTAAAGGTTCCTCATGATATTCTAGGGCATCAATGCCTACAAATACAAGAGGCAACAGAAGCTCACCCCTTCATGAAGTCAACATGGTCTAGCCGACCATGTCATCCTACATGAAGTAGTCCGAGGCAGTGATCTTCTTTGATCTCTCGGATCACCCCAAGTATGTCtttcaactaggctgattccccTCATAGTCGACCTGACCATAGAGACCATGAAGCTCTCAAAGgtcctgatggatggaggcaataacctcaacatcctctatgccaagacgttgtgatgtagactaggcccgatctttcaaaaggtatgatagcgtcgattggtggagactcgacgttcacgatctaggcttcgaaccaagattgattcggatccccacaaccgttacaccactgctccgttggttatcaaccacgcgaacgcgattgacctcgtcgagaaggcttttctgcaagcgaatcgagaacataagcaagaacaggatgaacacaatctgaaattgcaaataaatatgaggcttatgataatgagaaggagttcaagtctttattcgaaaggactagtcgccataggcgaacaagatcaagaactgcggctctggttcacagcaagcgtcCTTGGCGGTGACAGTTGCAgcaaacgatgtctgtttcacgaggaaatcaagaactaaacaaaacccaaaccctaagaagagcgacgactgttatttatagagtcttgggcgtcaccctccTGGACACGctctctaatgggcccaaatatgatacacggtccaacggaccaaaagacaatATCGcggcaccctagcagattctagaagctgacttgtttcgatgattcctgttgatttcgaagatcttttgatgtaaaaccacttggattggcttccttatcaaattagctttccatccatatgtggatcgttgaaaacggagtctagatgcatcctgggtgactagtGTAAGGTAGACtgatcctggaggccgagacagactcaaacttgagttgctttggacctccacctcggagactcgaaccaaattagcctcggacctccttcttgacttggacacccttgatgGCCTcttacccctccataccatgcgccaaacatggtcatatgcatgggtgtcatgtcctcatcatcctccctttcttgacgaaaagccgtcctcggcgtcgattgcgCTCGAAACTggtcctgcacaacataaaggagaactgggttgcgaagacaaagggaactgaaataaatgtgagaaggaatgtgaccatgtgTCCAAGTTTCTatcatgtcatctcgcataaataTTTCAGTAAGCATGTAGAccccatgatccgaatgcacacgatgtatgtcaacactatcctacaaaagattagaactaaccaaagacaatgcaggaatagatggtctagcagacataggtagcaaccaatgctccccttcttggaagtgaacatatttctttgaggaacatgagaaaatatttgtattattatggctgccctctaaacgatcataatcttgtacaacaaaaggaaaattcatattactacgaatgtatactcgatgtatcatatattgtcccttgttgttatatttgctaataacatgatatgtgtgtttagaaaaccaaggcaaatcagcatatttaaaaaggctctcctccaaacaatctaggttacataaaacaacaaattcaatgtaacccaaagtatgtaaagaagacaacagtttgagctcatcagttttagtagcaatatgaataacatgtttatttttaccacaagtggttggttccaaaacatgtaaaattgAAGTATcgtcaaccaattcatctttatcacaaggaacatcaagcaaattatcatgtgacaaagataaatcaagagagggtttcactaacaattgctctatgatagcatggtttgtggaagaatttagcacattaaaacaattctcaccttccgtgagtgtagcaccatgggcattacctatgttctcagtaggagtaataggtgcattgtgaagtgatggttctgaatttgcatatgaggttatgAGCTCCTCactttcttccatgtcatcctctcgcttatgtacattatcctgcagaaggttagtcatagcaagaggaataacaacagactcttcatCTAAATGGTGcactcagcatatgaagtcaaaacaggaggtggattaacaaaggtttcgcgcataaggagtttcatatcattctaagtttgaggtttatcagaaggatctaaagactcccaccaagataaagcagaatgtcgtaaaacactagctgcatttattaccttcctccttggacacataaagcgagtagcaaatatgttatctatggcaatttcccactccatatactcatcagcacctataccatcataagtcggtggatacgagcAGCCTGTCATTTttagaagacaacaaaagacaacacaaaaaaattatccctatcaactacttaggttgtggataaggaaaaacaaggcactcaactctcaagcgtcttaccatggtcttacaagtgttcttaccaaagcaacatgcGGTGCAATCGTTCGGTGACTGTAATACCGttatagcttgagtgtaacagttgcaaggcgaacctgtacttgattagaagaaagtggagcttggactggcacaatatagtagcaaggaatagcaataatttaattcagaaattgcaagattgaaaagtagtcccaagctagtctatgtcgctggcctaaaCTCATCCTGAACCTAGTTtaagcaagcaatacaatacaactcagcacaaggacttaaaaggatgcaagcacttctgaactttttttttcactttctttttctttccttctttatttttctctctttttttaggtgtggctttttttccttcttttggtttttgcacctctttgcctttttctttgttttatgtttttttttatctcacaaaagtgccgcacataagagattagactttagatatttCTACCGTAGAAGAAAAATACTTAACCGAGGAAGCCATAGAAGGAATTGCTAgacaaaacaaactcaatcaTGCAACCCACTCCGTGACTATTTCAGATCCAAAGAAAAACTGGAGATCAATCTGATGCAAGCCACACTAGGAAAGAAGACTTGACACTAtaccaagaacaagatcagaacacaacgaacactaagacacggtgagggacgacagttcaataaagcaaactgaaattaaaaagaattgcaaaggcacaacggggctataggactagaga is part of the Miscanthus floridulus cultivar M001 chromosome 9, ASM1932011v1, whole genome shotgun sequence genome and encodes:
- the LOC136481338 gene encoding putative general negative regulator of transcription C16C9.04c, producing MTTMSDDGDRTCPLCAEEMDITDQQLKPCKCGYDICVWCWHHIIDMAEKEETEGRCPACRTRYDKDRIVKMAATCDRTVAEKNAEKKHKTQKVKPKAAPPPTAMSTVESKKHLASVRVIQRNLVYIIGLPAHLCNESVLERREYFGQYGKVLKVSVSRPTGPPSQASANSNISVYVSLNRTLYMHDDGISLMCWSLWGCAGHMVFVAAWSVFRTA